A stretch of Halomonas elongata DSM 2581 DNA encodes these proteins:
- a CDS encoding TRAP transporter substrate-binding protein: MKAYKLLTTASIGALMLGMSTAAYSDNWRYAHEEYEGDVQDVFAQAFKGYVEDNSDHTVQVYRFGELGESDDIMEQTQNGILQFVNQSPGFTGSLIPSAQIFFIPYLMPTDMDTVLEFFDESKAINEMFPKLYAEHGLELLKMYPEGEMVVTADEPITSPEDFDNKKIRTMTNPLLAETYKAFGATPTPLPWGEVYGGLQTGIIDGQENPIFWIESGGLYEVSPNLTFTSHGWFTTAMMANQDFYEGLSEEDQQLVQDAADAAYDHTIEHIKGLSEESLEKIKAASDEVTVTRLNDEQIQAFKERAPQVEEKFIEMTGEQGQELLDQFKADLKAVQSESEG; this comes from the coding sequence ATGAAGGCATACAAGCTGCTGACTACCGCAAGTATCGGCGCCCTGATGCTCGGCATGTCCACCGCCGCCTATTCCGACAACTGGCGTTACGCCCACGAGGAATACGAAGGCGACGTTCAGGATGTCTTCGCTCAGGCTTTCAAGGGTTATGTCGAAGATAATTCCGACCATACCGTTCAGGTCTATCGCTTCGGCGAACTGGGTGAGTCCGACGACATCATGGAGCAGACCCAGAACGGGATCCTGCAATTCGTGAACCAGTCGCCCGGCTTCACCGGCTCGCTCATCCCCTCGGCTCAGATCTTCTTCATCCCCTATCTGATGCCCACGGACATGGATACCGTTCTGGAGTTCTTCGACGAGAGCAAGGCCATCAACGAGATGTTCCCGAAGCTCTACGCCGAACACGGTCTGGAACTGCTCAAGATGTACCCGGAAGGCGAGATGGTGGTGACCGCCGACGAGCCGATCACCTCGCCCGAGGACTTCGACAACAAGAAGATCCGTACCATGACCAACCCGCTGCTGGCCGAGACCTACAAGGCCTTTGGCGCCACCCCGACGCCGCTGCCCTGGGGTGAAGTCTACGGCGGCCTGCAGACCGGTATCATCGACGGTCAGGAAAACCCGATCTTCTGGATCGAGTCCGGCGGCCTCTACGAAGTCTCGCCCAACCTGACCTTCACCAGCCATGGCTGGTTCACCACCGCCATGATGGCCAATCAGGACTTCTACGAAGGCCTGTCCGAAGAAGACCAGCAACTGGTGCAGGACGCCGCCGACGCGGCCTACGACCACACCATCGAGCACATCAAGGGCCTGTCCGAGGAATCCCTCGAGAAGATCAAGGCCGCCTCCGACGAGGTCACCGTCACTCGTCTGAACGATGAGCAGATCCAGGCCTTCAAGGAGCGCGCTCCCCAGGTCGAGGAGAAGTTCATCGAAATGACCGGCGAGCAGGGCCAGGAGTTGCTCGACCAGTTCAAGGCCGATCTCAAGGCCGTGCAGAGCGAGAGCGAGGGCTGA
- a CDS encoding TRAP transporter small permease, giving the protein MTDEEEAEKHYHSGLPGILGTIDTLISKLEAIILALGVLLMATNTVANVIGRFALGESLFFTGEVNRILIIMITFAGIGYAARHGRHIRMSAIYDALPVGGRRALMIVISLFTSLVMFFLMYYSVHYVLDLYDKGRILPALGFPIFIIYVWVPLGFLITGIQYLFTAIKNLTSRDVYLSTSVVDGYKDTETEV; this is encoded by the coding sequence ATGACCGACGAAGAAGAAGCCGAAAAACACTACCATTCCGGCCTGCCCGGCATACTGGGCACCATCGATACCCTGATCAGCAAGCTGGAAGCGATCATCCTCGCTCTCGGCGTGCTGCTGATGGCCACCAATACCGTCGCCAATGTCATCGGACGCTTCGCGCTCGGCGAGAGCCTGTTCTTCACCGGCGAGGTCAACCGCATCCTGATCATCATGATCACCTTCGCGGGCATCGGCTATGCGGCACGTCATGGCCGCCATATCCGCATGTCGGCGATCTACGATGCCTTGCCGGTGGGCGGCCGTCGCGCCCTGATGATAGTGATCTCGCTGTTCACCTCCCTGGTGATGTTCTTCCTGATGTATTACTCGGTTCACTATGTCCTCGACCTGTACGACAAGGGGCGCATCCTGCCGGCACTCGGCTTCCCCATCTTCATCATCTACGTCTGGGTGCCGTTGGGCTTTCTGATCACCGGCATTCAGTACCTGTTCACGGCCATCAAGAACCTGACGTCGCGCGATGTCTACCTGTCGACCTCGGTGGTCGACGGTTACAAGGATACGGAAACGGAAGTCTGA
- a CDS encoding TRAP transporter large permease, which produces MTTIMVATMIGLLLLGFPMMIPLATASIIGFFMMFGGLGQMETLIQQLMAGIRPASLIAVPMFILAADIMTRGQSANRLINMVMAFIGHIKGGLAVSTAASCTLFGAVSGSTQATVVAVGSPLRPRMLKAGYSDSFSLALIINSSDIAFLIPPSIGMIIYGIISGTSIGELFIAGIGPGLMILVMFAIYCVIYAIVRGVPTEPKASWGERFSAVRLALWPLGFPVIIIGGIYGGIFSPTEAAAACVLYAVLLEFVVFRSLKISDIYAIAKSTGLITAVVFILVAVGNSFSWIISFAQIPQAILEAVGINEAGPTGVLIAICVAFFVACMFVDPIVVILVLTPVFAPAIEATGLDPVLVGILITLQVAIGSATPPFGCDIFTAIAIFKRPYLDVIKGTPPFIFMLVLAAALLILFPQIALFLRDLAFR; this is translated from the coding sequence ATGACGACAATAATGGTTGCGACCATGATAGGCCTGCTGCTGCTGGGCTTTCCCATGATGATCCCGCTGGCCACCGCCTCGATCATCGGGTTCTTCATGATGTTCGGCGGGCTGGGCCAGATGGAGACCCTGATCCAGCAGCTGATGGCCGGCATACGGCCGGCATCGCTGATCGCGGTGCCCATGTTCATCCTTGCCGCGGACATCATGACCCGCGGCCAGTCGGCCAACCGACTGATCAATATGGTGATGGCCTTCATCGGCCACATAAAGGGCGGCCTGGCGGTCAGCACGGCGGCTTCCTGCACGCTGTTCGGCGCCGTTTCCGGCTCCACCCAGGCCACCGTGGTGGCAGTCGGCTCTCCGCTGCGCCCGCGCATGCTCAAGGCCGGCTATTCGGACTCCTTCAGCCTGGCGCTGATCATCAATTCCAGCGATATCGCCTTTCTGATTCCACCCAGCATCGGCATGATCATCTACGGGATCATTTCCGGTACTTCCATCGGCGAGCTGTTCATCGCCGGTATCGGCCCGGGCCTGATGATTCTGGTCATGTTCGCCATCTACTGCGTGATCTACGCCATCGTCCGCGGTGTGCCCACCGAGCCCAAGGCCAGTTGGGGAGAACGCTTCTCGGCCGTGCGCCTGGCCCTGTGGCCGCTGGGCTTTCCGGTGATCATCATCGGCGGCATCTACGGCGGCATCTTCAGCCCGACCGAAGCGGCGGCAGCCTGTGTGCTCTATGCGGTACTACTGGAATTCGTGGTCTTCCGCTCGCTGAAGATCAGCGATATCTACGCCATTGCCAAGTCCACCGGCCTTATCACCGCCGTGGTGTTCATCCTGGTGGCGGTGGGCAACAGCTTCTCGTGGATCATCTCCTTCGCCCAGATTCCCCAGGCTATCCTCGAGGCCGTGGGTATCAACGAGGCGGGGCCGACCGGGGTGCTGATCGCCATCTGTGTCGCCTTCTTCGTCGCCTGCATGTTCGTCGATCCCATCGTGGTGATCCTGGTACTGACACCGGTCTTCGCGCCCGCCATCGAGGCCACCGGCCTCGACCCGGTGCTTGTCGGTATCCTGATCACGCTGCAGGTGGCCATCGGCTCGGCGACACCGCCCTTCGGTTGCGACATCTTCACTGCCATCGCCATCTTCAAGCGCCCTTACCTGGACGTGATCAAGGGCACGCCACCCTTCATCTTCATGCTGGTACTGGCGGCCGCGTTGCTGATCCTGTTCCCGCAGATCGCCCTGTTCCTGCGCGATCTCGCTTTCAGGTAA
- a CDS encoding universal stress protein, which produces MFNRIMVPVDGSKGAVKALEKGVGLQQLTGAELYILCVFKHHSLLEASLSMVRPEQLDIPDDALKDYATEIAVQAKTRATELGVPADKVRAFVKGGRPSRTIVRFARKRECDLVVIGAQGTNGDKSLLLGSVAQRVAGSAHCPVLVV; this is translated from the coding sequence ATGTTCAATCGGATCATGGTGCCGGTCGACGGCTCCAAGGGCGCCGTCAAGGCGCTGGAAAAGGGCGTGGGCCTGCAGCAACTGACCGGCGCCGAACTCTATATCCTCTGCGTGTTCAAGCACCACAGCCTGCTCGAGGCCTCGCTGTCGATGGTCCGCCCCGAACAGTTGGACATCCCGGACGACGCCCTCAAGGATTACGCCACCGAGATCGCCGTCCAGGCCAAGACACGCGCCACCGAGTTGGGCGTACCGGCCGACAAGGTGCGCGCCTTCGTCAAGGGCGGACGCCCCTCGCGCACCATCGTGCGCTTCGCCCGCAAGCGAGAGTGCGACCTGGTCGTGATCGGTGCCCAGGGCACCAACGGCGACAAGAGCCTGCTGCTGGGCAGTGTCGCCCAGCGTGTCGCCGGCTCGGCGCACTGTCCCGTCCTGGTCGTCTGA
- a CDS encoding FKBP-type peptidyl-prolyl cis-trans isomerase, with translation MKTLLTSASLAALLTAAPLALAAPDSDQERLGYSLGVTLGKSIQQDVSDLDIDSFTQAIRDVYAGDELAMTDQEMADTLAKFQQQAQEKRAAEAEKRAEANKAEGEAYLEENAEKDGVTVTDSGLQYRELESGDGATPSAEDTVKVNYEGKLIDGTVFDSSYERGEPVSFRVGQVIDGWQEALQLMSVGDTWEIAIPSDLAYGAQGQGPIGPNETLIFKVELLDVTPAEAAESASDEQSADTEGDDASAE, from the coding sequence ATGAAGACACTGCTGACTTCCGCGTCACTGGCGGCTCTGTTGACCGCCGCTCCCTTGGCACTGGCCGCTCCCGACTCCGATCAGGAACGACTGGGCTACAGCCTCGGCGTGACCCTGGGCAAGAGCATCCAGCAGGATGTCTCCGACCTCGACATCGACTCTTTCACCCAGGCCATCCGTGACGTCTACGCCGGTGATGAGCTGGCCATGACCGACCAGGAAATGGCCGACACCCTGGCCAAGTTCCAGCAGCAGGCCCAGGAGAAGCGCGCCGCCGAAGCCGAGAAACGTGCCGAGGCCAACAAGGCCGAAGGCGAAGCCTACCTCGAGGAAAACGCGGAAAAGGACGGCGTCACAGTCACCGACTCGGGCCTGCAGTATCGTGAACTGGAATCCGGCGACGGCGCCACGCCGAGTGCTGAAGACACCGTCAAGGTCAACTATGAAGGCAAGCTGATCGACGGCACCGTCTTCGACAGCTCCTATGAACGCGGTGAGCCGGTTAGCTTCCGTGTCGGCCAGGTCATCGACGGTTGGCAGGAAGCCCTGCAGCTGATGAGCGTGGGCGACACCTGGGAGATCGCGATTCCCTCCGACCTGGCCTACGGCGCCCAGGGCCAGGGGCCGATCGGTCCCAACGAAACCCTGATCTTCAAGGTCGAGCTGCTCGACGTCACGCCCGCCGAAGCCGCCGAGAGCGCCAGTGACGAACAAAGCGCCGACACCGAAGGCGACGACGCCTCCGCCGAGTAA
- a CDS encoding SCO family protein translates to MVTRRWRYLAVVGVVLLAAIGLLAHQWWNGKGEGEPEGGPIVLPSTQGEFALSRLDEDQLAVIFFGYTWCPDVCPMSLAVVRQVRQQLPAERRERVVPVMISVDPERDTLARLEEYLASFGEDFIGATGSIEQIEEIAERYGVVWRKVEAPESAMEYTVDHTASLYLVDRHGEIHRRVLHSPTPGPLKAALDEALDAM, encoded by the coding sequence ATGGTGACACGGCGTTGGCGATACCTGGCGGTAGTGGGAGTCGTGCTGTTGGCGGCGATCGGCCTGCTGGCCCATCAGTGGTGGAACGGTAAGGGCGAGGGTGAACCGGAGGGCGGCCCCATCGTCTTGCCGTCGACCCAGGGTGAGTTTGCGCTGTCCCGGCTGGATGAGGACCAGCTCGCGGTGATCTTCTTCGGTTATACCTGGTGCCCGGATGTCTGCCCCATGAGCCTGGCGGTGGTGCGTCAGGTACGCCAGCAGCTACCCGCCGAGCGTCGCGAGCGGGTGGTGCCGGTGATGATTTCCGTCGATCCCGAGCGCGATACTCTGGCAAGGCTAGAGGAGTATCTCGCCTCTTTCGGCGAGGACTTCATCGGAGCGACCGGCAGCATTGAGCAGATCGAGGAGATCGCCGAGCGCTACGGCGTGGTGTGGCGCAAGGTCGAGGCGCCGGAATCGGCCATGGAGTATACCGTCGACCACACCGCCTCGCTCTATCTGGTGGATCGGCACGGCGAGATCCACCGGCGTGTCCTGCATTCGCCGACGCCGGGCCCGCTCAAGGCAGCGCTGGACGAGGCGCTCGACGCCATGTGA
- a CDS encoding AEC family transporter — protein sequence MEGVAGALGPLFLLILLGALLGRLDQPGGDFWPRMERLIYFLLFPAMLLSTLAGADIHQVPVGRLALVLLGTMSLLGVALWIANRWLGLAAPAFTSVFQGALRFNTYVGVAGAAALHGEAGATVAAVAVALMVPVVNVLCVTSFVAAGTLGTGGLRASLAALARNPLILACLLGIALNLSGIGLPGWSAPTVELLGRAALPLGLVAVGVALRPQALLRLDLGVWAANLAKLVLMPALVLGFALVLRLDPVSRDIALLFAALPTATSAYILARQLGGDAELMAALITGQTLLAMASLPLWLRLVG from the coding sequence ATGGAAGGCGTGGCGGGAGCCCTGGGCCCCCTCTTTCTGTTGATTCTGCTGGGCGCGCTGCTCGGCCGTCTCGACCAGCCCGGGGGCGATTTCTGGCCACGGATGGAGCGGCTGATCTATTTCCTGCTGTTCCCCGCCATGCTGCTCTCGACCCTGGCCGGCGCCGATATCCATCAGGTGCCGGTAGGCCGCCTGGCCCTGGTACTGCTCGGCACCATGAGCTTGCTGGGAGTGGCGCTCTGGATCGCGAACCGCTGGCTGGGCCTGGCGGCACCGGCCTTCACCTCGGTGTTTCAGGGTGCCCTGCGCTTCAATACCTATGTCGGCGTGGCCGGCGCTGCCGCGTTGCACGGCGAGGCCGGTGCCACCGTCGCGGCGGTGGCCGTGGCACTGATGGTGCCGGTCGTGAACGTCCTGTGCGTCACCAGCTTCGTCGCCGCCGGCACTCTCGGCACCGGCGGCTTGCGCGCGAGCCTGGCGGCCCTGGCCCGCAACCCCCTGATCCTGGCCTGCCTGCTGGGCATCGCCCTGAACCTCAGCGGCATCGGCCTGCCCGGCTGGAGCGCTCCCACGGTGGAACTGCTCGGTCGAGCCGCCCTGCCGCTCGGCCTGGTGGCAGTAGGCGTCGCCCTGCGACCACAAGCGTTATTACGACTCGATCTCGGCGTCTGGGCCGCCAACCTGGCCAAGCTGGTCCTGATGCCGGCCCTGGTGCTCGGCTTTGCCCTGGTCCTGCGCCTGGATCCGGTCAGTCGAGATATCGCCCTGTTGTTCGCCGCGCTGCCCACCGCCACGTCCGCCTATATCCTGGCCCGCCAGCTCGGCGGCGATGCCGAGCTGATGGCCGCCCTGATCACCGGTCAAACGCTGCTCGCCATGGCCTCGCTGCCCCTGTGGCTACGCCTGGTTGGTTGA
- a CDS encoding LysR substrate-binding domain-containing protein — MAEVLSDSLDLEALRSFVAVARLGTLAAAAEQRHRTVSALSMQIKRLEARLDTTLLIRGARGVTPTPNGEALLGEARELLRRHDGLVARISGRGLSGQVRFGMPEDYASRLVGRLLPDFLARHPDVVLEAVTAPSGELARRLERGELSLIVALDRPHRLSGGEPLWRSTPVWAGARELVLTADQPLPLALHPEDCPYRQLGVEALGAIDRPWHAVFTSTSIHAVETAVESGLAVSILERDRLTPAMRELGEAEGLPVLRGCEAQLHYGRQVSAASWPAVEALGELVKRQLGQRQ; from the coding sequence ATGGCTGAAGTCTTGTCGGACTCGCTGGACCTCGAGGCGCTGCGCAGCTTCGTGGCGGTTGCGCGGCTGGGCACTCTGGCGGCGGCGGCCGAGCAGCGCCATCGCACCGTCAGTGCGTTGAGCATGCAGATCAAGCGACTGGAGGCGCGGCTGGATACCACGCTGCTGATACGAGGGGCGCGGGGCGTCACACCGACGCCCAATGGCGAGGCCCTGCTGGGCGAAGCGCGGGAACTGCTGCGCAGACACGATGGCCTGGTCGCGAGGATCAGTGGGCGAGGGCTGAGCGGGCAGGTGCGTTTCGGCATGCCGGAGGATTACGCCAGTCGACTGGTCGGACGCCTGCTGCCGGATTTCCTGGCACGGCATCCGGACGTGGTGCTGGAGGCGGTCACGGCGCCCAGTGGCGAACTGGCACGTCGTCTCGAGCGGGGCGAGCTGTCACTGATCGTGGCCCTCGATCGGCCCCATCGGCTCAGTGGCGGCGAGCCGTTGTGGCGCTCCACGCCGGTCTGGGCCGGGGCCCGGGAACTCGTGTTGACGGCGGATCAACCCCTGCCGTTGGCGCTCCACCCCGAGGATTGTCCTTATCGGCAGCTGGGGGTCGAGGCATTGGGGGCGATTGATCGTCCCTGGCACGCGGTCTTCACCAGTACCAGCATCCATGCGGTGGAAACCGCGGTGGAGTCGGGGCTGGCGGTGAGCATCCTCGAGCGTGATCGTCTGACGCCGGCCATGCGGGAGCTGGGGGAAGCGGAAGGCCTGCCTGTTCTGCGGGGCTGCGAGGCTCAGCTCCACTATGGGCGACAAGTTTCCGCGGCATCCTGGCCAGCGGTGGAGGCGCTGGGTGAACTGGTCAAGCGGCAGCTCGGGCAGCGGCAGTGA
- a CDS encoding DMT family transporter has product MTGTTHRLRHIALSRFSPAMGGLAVAIGFVVCWSSGFVGSRLAVAIDTPVVALYAWRFALATLLAGGWWWWRSRRRAERGLDRRALAHEALVGSLTVGGYLLTMLLAVKAGVSAEVAALIGALQPLAAITLASGWLGEHTRPLQWLGMTVATLGAALSVLDDLRDVGGAPLWAYGLPLLAVACVTLGSALTARQPVALPLEARLTAQLTAATGVFFLAAIGMGSSLAPPAPSQDTLTALAWLIVLATFGGYGFFVESLRRFGVGHSAGLIALTPAVTLAWTALMFGELPGMLGAIGMLLGLIGAGAALYAGRQRGRGAGGHVDTASPTGRWSERPAMRPTAPASTLDRSGVSRRRDGESDPRHHVPDAPRGPRTW; this is encoded by the coding sequence ATGACGGGCACCACACATCGACTTCGACACATCGCGCTATCACGCTTTTCACCGGCCATGGGCGGCCTGGCCGTGGCTATCGGTTTCGTGGTGTGCTGGAGCAGTGGCTTCGTGGGCAGCCGGCTGGCGGTCGCCATCGACACGCCGGTCGTGGCGCTCTATGCCTGGCGCTTCGCCCTGGCCACGCTGCTGGCCGGGGGCTGGTGGTGGTGGCGATCCCGCCGGCGCGCCGAGCGCGGTCTGGATCGCCGGGCACTGGCGCACGAGGCACTGGTCGGCAGCCTGACCGTAGGTGGTTACTTGCTGACCATGCTGCTGGCGGTCAAGGCGGGCGTCAGCGCCGAGGTCGCGGCACTGATCGGCGCGCTCCAGCCATTGGCGGCCATCACCCTGGCCAGTGGCTGGCTCGGTGAGCACACCCGCCCCTTGCAGTGGCTGGGCATGACGGTGGCAACCCTGGGCGCCGCTTTGAGCGTCCTGGACGATCTGCGGGATGTCGGCGGTGCACCGCTCTGGGCTTACGGCCTGCCGTTGCTGGCCGTGGCCTGCGTGACCCTGGGCAGTGCCCTCACGGCGCGGCAACCGGTGGCGCTACCGCTGGAAGCTCGCCTGACCGCACAGCTGACGGCCGCCACTGGCGTCTTCTTCCTCGCCGCTATCGGCATGGGCAGCTCCCTGGCACCACCGGCACCGAGCCAGGACACCCTGACGGCCCTGGCCTGGCTGATCGTGCTGGCCACCTTCGGCGGTTACGGTTTCTTCGTGGAAAGCCTGCGGCGCTTCGGCGTGGGACACAGCGCCGGCCTGATCGCGCTGACACCGGCGGTGACGCTCGCCTGGACGGCGCTGATGTTCGGTGAGCTCCCGGGCATGCTGGGGGCCATCGGCATGCTGCTCGGCCTCATCGGCGCCGGTGCCGCCCTGTACGCCGGCCGCCAGCGAGGACGCGGCGCAGGAGGACACGTCGACACGGCAAGTCCGACAGGCCGCTGGAGCGAACGCCCTGCCATGCGTCCCACAGCTCCGGCGTCGACCCTCGACCGCAGTGGCGTCAGCCGTCGTCGCGACGGTGAATCAGATCCCAGACACCATGTCCCAGACGCTCCCCGCGGGCCTCGAACTTGGTGA
- the trmB gene encoding tRNA (guanosine(46)-N7)-methyltransferase TrmB produces MNEPDTTGPESPDAPLHRRGIKSYVLRAGRMTAAQTRGLEEVWPRLGMTLDEGRQDLDALFGRRAPRVVEIGFGMGASLIEQAESHPDTDFIGIEVHAPGVGKLLDEADKRGLTNLRVYREDALAVLERCLPESSLDTVQLFFPDPWPKKKHHKRRIVQPAFVELVRTRLKPGGTLHMATDWEAYAEWMAEVMVEAPGYANTADADTAPYVPRPAYRPLTKFEARGERLGHGVWDLIHRRDDG; encoded by the coding sequence ATGAACGAACCCGATACCACCGGTCCCGAGAGCCCGGACGCCCCGCTGCATCGTCGCGGCATCAAGAGTTATGTGCTGCGCGCCGGTCGCATGACGGCCGCCCAGACCCGCGGCCTCGAGGAGGTCTGGCCACGCCTGGGCATGACGCTCGATGAGGGGCGCCAGGATCTGGATGCCCTGTTCGGGCGCCGGGCGCCCCGCGTGGTGGAGATCGGTTTCGGCATGGGCGCGTCGCTGATCGAACAGGCCGAATCGCATCCCGATACCGACTTCATCGGTATCGAGGTGCATGCCCCCGGCGTCGGCAAGCTGCTCGACGAGGCCGACAAGCGTGGTCTCACCAACCTGCGGGTCTACCGCGAGGATGCCCTGGCAGTGCTCGAGCGCTGCCTGCCCGAGTCCAGCCTGGACACCGTCCAGCTATTCTTCCCCGACCCCTGGCCGAAGAAGAAGCATCACAAGCGGCGCATCGTCCAGCCGGCCTTCGTCGAGTTGGTTCGCACCCGTCTCAAGCCGGGCGGCACCCTGCACATGGCCACCGACTGGGAGGCCTACGCAGAGTGGATGGCCGAGGTGATGGTGGAGGCGCCAGGCTATGCCAATACCGCCGATGCGGATACCGCACCCTATGTGCCGCGTCCTGCCTATCGCCCGCTCACCAAGTTCGAGGCCCGCGGGGAGCGTCTGGGACATGGTGTCTGGGATCTGATTCACCGTCGCGACGACGGCTGA
- a CDS encoding thiazole synthase → MTDFIQDTPLRVAGREFSSRLLVGTGKYRDFDEAGAAIAASGAEVVTFAVRRTNLGQDASAPNLLDVVSPERYTLLPNTAGCFTAKDAVRTCRLARELLDGHNLVKLEVLGDESTLYPNVVETLSAAETLVNDGFDVMVYTSDDPIVARELERLGCCAVMPLGSLIGSGHGIQNPHNIRLIIEQASVPVLIDAGIGTASEAAQAMELGCDGVLMNSAIAHARQPVLMASAMRQAVNAGREAFLAGRMPRRQEAEASSPMSGRINA, encoded by the coding sequence ATGACCGATTTCATTCAGGATACGCCGCTGCGGGTCGCCGGCCGTGAATTCAGCTCGCGGTTGCTGGTGGGGACCGGCAAGTATCGCGATTTCGATGAGGCCGGCGCGGCGATCGCTGCCAGCGGAGCCGAGGTGGTGACCTTCGCGGTTCGCCGCACCAATCTGGGACAGGATGCGTCGGCGCCGAATCTGCTCGATGTGGTGTCCCCGGAGCGTTATACCCTGCTGCCCAATACCGCCGGCTGCTTCACCGCCAAGGACGCAGTGCGTACCTGCCGCCTGGCCCGGGAACTGCTGGATGGCCACAACCTGGTCAAGCTCGAGGTGCTGGGCGACGAGTCGACCCTCTATCCCAATGTCGTGGAGACCCTGTCCGCCGCCGAGACGCTGGTCAACGACGGCTTCGATGTCATGGTGTACACCAGCGACGATCCCATCGTTGCCCGTGAACTCGAGCGCCTGGGCTGCTGCGCGGTGATGCCGCTCGGTTCGCTGATCGGCTCCGGCCACGGCATCCAGAATCCCCACAACATTCGCCTGATCATCGAACAGGCCAGCGTGCCGGTCCTGATCGACGCCGGCATCGGTACTGCCTCCGAGGCTGCCCAGGCCATGGAGCTGGGCTGCGATGGTGTGCTGATGAACTCCGCCATCGCCCATGCCCGGCAGCCGGTGCTGATGGCCAGCGCCATGCGACAGGCGGTGAACGCCGGGCGTGAGGCCTTCCTGGCCGGTCGCATGCCGCGTCGCCAGGAGGCCGAGGCGTCTTCGCCCATGAGTGGCCGCATCAACGCCTGA
- the thiS gene encoding sulfur carrier protein ThiS translates to MQIHLNGEAKHLDSEISVAQLVETLGLTGRRIAVEVNEEIVPKSVHGDTRLADGDRVEIVHAIGGG, encoded by the coding sequence ATGCAGATTCATCTCAATGGCGAAGCGAAACATCTGGACAGCGAGATTTCGGTCGCGCAACTGGTCGAGACCCTTGGCCTGACCGGCCGACGCATCGCCGTGGAGGTCAATGAGGAGATCGTGCCGAAGAGCGTCCATGGTGATACGCGCCTGGCCGATGGGGATCGGGTGGAAATCGTCCATGCGATCGGCGGCGGCTAG
- a CDS encoding DUF423 domain-containing protein, with product MHDRPWWLTTALSGALMVVFGAFGAHVLANELTPRAMAAFETGVRYQAWHTLAMLGVLAWRAAVPLPGQRLVLALWAGGMLLFCGSLYGLTLSGQSWLGPITPLGGLLLILGWLALAIAVLRARPGA from the coding sequence ATGCACGACCGACCCTGGTGGTTGACGACGGCGCTGTCCGGCGCCCTGATGGTGGTGTTCGGCGCTTTCGGCGCCCACGTCCTGGCGAACGAACTGACACCGCGCGCGATGGCCGCCTTCGAGACCGGCGTACGCTATCAGGCCTGGCACACCCTGGCGATGCTCGGCGTGCTGGCCTGGCGCGCGGCCGTGCCACTGCCCGGCCAGCGCCTGGTACTGGCCCTCTGGGCGGGCGGCATGCTGTTGTTCTGCGGGTCGCTGTACGGCCTGACACTCTCCGGCCAGAGCTGGCTCGGGCCGATCACACCGCTGGGTGGCCTGCTGCTGATACTGGGATGGCTGGCCCTGGCCATCGCCGTGTTGCGAGCCCGCCCTGGCGCCTGA
- a CDS encoding PaaI family thioesterase: MTVMTAAAIEEFLDEVFPQRAGTIEGVDEMCATMSLAIEDEHLRPGACVSGPTMMGLADVCLYVAILAQIGPEPMAVTSDLHCRFLRRARGDRDLIANARLVKLGSRLAVGEVQLFSAGDDAPVALVTATYALPDSD; this comes from the coding sequence ATGACCGTGATGACCGCCGCCGCCATCGAGGAGTTTCTCGACGAGGTCTTTCCACAACGAGCCGGTACCATCGAAGGCGTCGACGAGATGTGCGCGACCATGAGTCTGGCCATCGAGGACGAGCACCTGCGGCCCGGAGCCTGTGTCTCCGGGCCGACCATGATGGGGCTGGCCGATGTCTGCCTCTATGTGGCGATCCTGGCGCAGATCGGCCCGGAGCCGATGGCGGTCACCAGCGATTTGCATTGTCGCTTCCTGCGGCGGGCCCGGGGCGATCGCGATCTCATCGCCAATGCGCGCCTCGTCAAGCTGGGCAGTCGTCTGGCCGTTGGCGAGGTGCAGTTGTTCTCCGCCGGTGACGACGCGCCAGTGGCGCTGGTGACGGCGACCTATGCGCTGCCCGACAGCGACTGA